In Ferrigenium kumadai, the DNA window ATCCCGCGCCCAGCAAGCCGCTCTGCGCCACATAGTTATGTGTCCCTTCGCCGCGCTGGAACAGCACCAGTGACTTGCTCTTGTCCTTTGCATCCGGGTGTTTAAGCAACGCCAAGCGGCTAATGTCGCCACCCACGGTGCTGATCTCGGCTTCCAGCAAATCCGTCTTGACGTGCACTAACTTGCCAGCAGCTTGCTGAGCCGCCTGCTGTGCTATGGCTGTCTGTCCCGCTGCTGCCGGCAGCGACGCCTTTTCTGCCGCTTTGCCGGTTGGCGCTTCCTGCTGCACATAAAGCTCGGGGTGCTGATAGCGTTGCCAGCCGTCCCAGACCAGCACGAGCGAAAACGCAAAGATTAAAAACAGGAAGAGTCTTTGAAAGTCCATGTCTAGTCTGAATATTTAAGGTGCGGGATCATACCCGCCGGGATTCCAAGGATTGCAACGAGCTATGCGTTTGAGGCCGAGCCAGCCCCCTTTGACGATGCCGTGCTTTGACACCGCATCACAGGCGTAATGGGAACAGCTGGGAGTGAATCTGCAGGTTGGCGGGCTGAGAGGGCTGAT includes these proteins:
- the yidD gene encoding membrane protein insertion efficiency factor YidD; this encodes MRRIVIKLIHGYQYLISPLSPPTCRFTPSCSHYACDAVSKHGIVKGGWLGLKRIARCNPWNPGGYDPAP